The Nicotiana tabacum cultivar K326 chromosome 5, ASM71507v2, whole genome shotgun sequence sequence AATGAAACCAAACCTTCTGTCAAATTGATTGCTTTAGGCGTCACTTAATTTATTATTGTGattaccttttttttaaaatgaatcccgtagtttgctttaggcacgtaattAAACCATCACAACTACGGGTACGACTCCCATAACGTGGTTATGGTACTTGTTTTTAGATTAAATAAATAGGAATGTCTTTAGTTGGCCTTCAAAAGTgtatatacaatttttttttttttcttaaaattggAATCGAAatgtgccatttagcgaattatTCACGGTCCTCGCAAAGtgcaaatgcgtagttgctttaaacGCGCTCTTAATagaattaccttcctaaactcgggtgcgcattgatgcgacccaaatccaaatctcgatgaagtcgaaatgtgctgacaatcacgggcgcattgattgcgacggggttcaaaacgcattttcacgacatcgtaattcttataaaataaataatgatagaaaagaggttcacaaattgagATGAGCTCCACCGAacgaaaataaataaatgtggggccctcaataaatggttattaaaaatgattagaatttgggagggccatttagcgaacttcacggcttttccccaaaataatattacgttagaatctttaggcgcgattttaattaaatgaccttcttaaactcgggtgcgcattgatgcgactcaaatccaaatctcgacgaagtcgaaatgtgttgataaccacgggtgcattgattgcgacgtggttcgaaacgcgttttcacgacgtcgcaattcttttaaaaaataattataataaaagcggttcaaaattaaataaaaggaaCATAAGCTAGcatatattaaaatcagataaaatcaaatacaacagttaagcgaccgtgctagaaccacggaacctgggaatgcctaacaccttctcccgggttaacagaattccttactcggatttctggttcgcggactgttaacagagtcatatttttcctcgattcgggattcaaccggtgacttgggacaccattaatctcccaagtggcgactctgaataattaataactaaatcccgttccgattgtcctttaattggaaaaactcccttgaatCTACAtcctttacggggtgtaggtgtgaaaaaggaggtgtgacaaagtgCACGGTCCGTTAAAGAGAATATGTCACTCACTGtctaccgttacacattcttcaatgaccctcataattgtcatttaaaaTGGGCTTGATcataggaccttgttccctatgtgcaactataaatagtgagctctaccaTCATTGTAGAAGGACGAATTTTCTAAAATACATACACTATATTCTATCAAAAGTTTAATAACCTTTTACTTTCTTATCTATTTACATTGTTCTTATTGCCTCCCGAAGCTCTGCTCTCAGAACCAAGATATCTGTTGTTTTATCTCAATTTCAAggctaagtcttatatttttgtctaatttatttatcattttaggatcAAACCGATTCACTTGCTtgtaaaccacgtataaatttaattataccgtttttcgggtaaacaatagcAACTGGAGAAAAATTCGACTAGCCAACATTGATTTTGTGATGCAGAATGGTAACTTCTAAGCCTTGGATTTGTGATTTAAGTTTTAGTGATGTGATATCATCATAAGTTTAATAAATAAGTTGGGTTTGAAAATTCAACccatgatataagaaaatgaaacTTTGGATTCCCGAAGCTAAATTAGTCGAGTGTAATATGAATAAGCATGGGAAGGAGTGTCTCTAACATTTTTTTGTTTTAAAGTATTCTTATTCTTCTTTTCAAATGGCTTCATGTAGTATTTAAGATGTTTTAATAGGGACTTATTTAGATTCTAAATCAATAAACGAAACTACGCACAATTTTTATTTATCATCAATGCGCAGTTGACAATTATTTAGTAGAACTGAAAATTCAAGTTAAAATACGATTTTGATTTTCTTCATACATTACTAAAAGTTTTGTCTTCAGACTCTGAATCTCCATTCCAACTGTCCCTTGCATCtggaatattaaaaaaaaaatcaattagaaAAATgtcaatattttcttttttagtcaCATAAATTAAAGCTTTTAAGAAATTAAGTTGTTTCTCTTAAAAAACAACCACCCATTTTAAATGCATATATAGACATCTTACTTTGGTAGCTTACATTAGCTACTACAAAAAAATTATACTTTTTAGTAACTAAAAATGATTACCACTTATTATTTTAGGGAACAATTAATTGCACTGTTGATCCCTCATTTATTGATAAATTCTGGATTTGATCCTTGTAATATTTGGCTAAGCACATTTAATCTTCAATTAATTAGTATGTATGTTTTTTGTCCCTTCGTGTAGAAAATATGTGATATTTAgactatttttaaaattatattaccGTCAAATATGGAGTAACTACACAAACTTAACAACGCATTGATAATTGAATGGCTAAGCACTAGGTTCACTGTCAGAGGGATCAAAAGTgcacataataattaattaaaggtTATATATATGTGCTTAACCATAAATCATAATGGTCGATAAGAGACTAATTCCCCTTATTTTaatgttacaaaaaaaaaaaaaaattgtgactTTACTTTTACATATAATGGATAAATTTCAGTGATGACCCTAGTGAAATTAACCCCAACTCCAATTTGGTTTTAGAGAActttttttcaaataaagaaaataccaaTTGTACCTGAAAGTGCAAGTTGTGAAAAATCTTTTCACCAGAAGATTTAAAGGACGTTGCATTTAGCAAAAGAATCCCATCTTCCTCTAAAGTTTGGAATACTTGTGAAATTGGAAAACTTGTCAGAGTTGTAGAAATCTGTACCAAAACCTGCCCATTACATAGTGGACTTGCAGAAATAGATGCAGAAGAAGTTGTATTTCTCTGATTAATATTATTAGACTGGACTGATGAACCAGCTTTGTTTGATAAAAGCAAATCCTTTGTTTGACTTAGCCTCTCAATTTCCTTCTTCAGCTCTGGTATGTATTGTTGCACATAAGATACTGTTGCTGGAAAGCTTAGCTTTTTCTGTAATTAAAGAGACATATATAGGTTAAACAACTTAATTAAAATAGATTTATGAATTACAAAACCAAAGTTTAGGTGATGTGAATCATTGTTATATATCTTCTTTGCAATCTCCTAATTAGGTATCTAGctctctaattaattaaacttgtCCTTTGAGTCCCGACTGACAAAAAACGTTTAAGATCATCACAAAAGTAATTAAATCTCTTCAAAAAGTATTACTAATTAGTAATGTAATAGAAATAGCAATTAATATGCTAagaatatatgtgtatataacttaaacctCTGATATAAAGAGACACATAAATAGCAATTAGTATGTAAACCAAATTATTTTCTTACGTATAACGTACAAGAGATAAATATACACTTAATTTTGATGTATCGAAGAGGGAATTTTGTATTACAAGACAAAATTCTTATATAGGAATTGTACCTTTTTTAGATTAGCAGGAGGAATCAGAGAACGAAGAGTGGAATAAAGGAAATTCATCTTCTTCCGTCGATTACGTTCGCTTGCGTTATGGCTTAGCTTCTTCGCCATTAATGAATTATCAAAGCTTTTTTCTTTGGAATATTGTTGCTGATAAGATGAAGGAGAATTATGATCAATAGGTAAACCTTCAAACAAGTCGTTAGTAATCTCATTTTGTAGAATATTATTATTCTGCTGATCATAGTTTTGTGCTTCTTCAAAGGACCATTCACTACTCATGTTTGGAAAAATAGAAGAGGAAAAAGCTAGCATTTTGTTGAAGGAcaaataatattactttcctatGAAATTGGGGAGTGACTATCTTCCGTATTTATACAAACTGCTGTAACCCTTCATATgttttttgttgattttaattaatatgttacaacaacaacaataatcacccagtataatctcacaagtggggtctgggaagggtaggaTGTaa is a genomic window containing:
- the LOC107780075 gene encoding transcription factor ORG2-like — its product is MSSEWSFEEAQNYDQQNNNILQNEITNDLFEGLPIDHNSPSSYQQQYSKEKSFDNSLMAKKLSHNASERNRRKKMNFLYSTLRSLIPPANLKKKKLSFPATVSYVQQYIPELKKEIERLSQTKDLLLSNKAGSSVQSNNINQRNTTSSASISASPLCNGQVLVQISTTLTSFPISQVFQTLEEDGILLLNATSFKSSGEKIFHNLHFQMQGTVGMEIQSLKTKLLVMYEENQNRILT